One window of Vitis riparia cultivar Riparia Gloire de Montpellier isolate 1030 chromosome 5, EGFV_Vit.rip_1.0, whole genome shotgun sequence genomic DNA carries:
- the LOC117914896 gene encoding auxin-responsive protein IAA31: MGGGAATPHSSSSSSSSSSSSIDSISNNHPSLSSASSSISLPPNTKRSGLSTDLRLGPSISTAHIHHCSSSAPSPRDQRVDWPPIKPLLRSTLTGKADNQRQATNLFVKVYMEGISIGRKLDLFAYSGYDGLVTTLSHMFKTTIFCSDPHVGGADHSGKYHILTYEDKEGDWMMVGDVPWEMFLTTVKKLKITRADRC; encoded by the exons ATGGGAGGAGGTGCAGCAACCCCACATTCatcgtcatcatcatcttcttcttcttcatcatccaTAGATAGCATTAGCAACAACCATCCTTCTCTTTCctctgcttcttcttccatttccCTCCCACCAAACACGAAAAGATCAGGTTTGAGCACTGATCTAAGGCTCGGTCCTAGCATCTCGACCGCCCACATTCATCACTGCTCCTCCAGTGCCCCCAGTCCAAG GGACCAACGTGTTGACTGGCCGCCAATCAAGCCGTTGTTGAGGAGCACACTCACAGGGAAAGCAGATAACCAGCGCCAAGCCACTAACTTATTCGTAAAGGTTTACATGGAAGGCATTTCAATCGGACGGAAACTGGATCTGTTTGCCTACAGTGGTTACGATGGCTTAGTGACAACCCTTAGCCATATGTTCAAAACCACCATCTTTT GCTCTGATCCTCATGTTGGTGGCGCTGATCATTCCGGAAAATATCATATCTTGACTTATGAAGACAAGGAAGGGGACTGGATGATGGTCGGAGATGTTCCTTGGGA GATGTTCTTAACCACTGTGAAGAAGCTGAAGATCACAAGAGCTGACAGATGCTAG